The Gallus gallus isolate bGalGal1 chromosome 3, bGalGal1.mat.broiler.GRCg7b, whole genome shotgun sequence genome window below encodes:
- the MAP1LC3C gene encoding microtubule-associated proteins 1A/1B light chain 3C isoform X1, with the protein MQAGPGVQAVRPFKLRKSLATRREEVAGIRAKFPTKIPVIVERYQKEKYLPLLDKTKFLVPEELTMTQFITIIRSRMALTATQAFYLLVNNKSLASMSLTMAEVYRDYKDEDGFVYMTYASQEMFGCCSLTLGKTMECHHKT; encoded by the exons ATGCAGGCGGGTCCCGGGGTGCAGGCGGTGCGGCCCTTCAAGCTGCGCAAGAGTCTGG CCACCCGGCGGGAGGAGGTGGCCGGCATCAGGGCCAAGTTCCCCACAAAGATCCCG GTAATCGTTGAAAGATACCAGAAAGAGAAATACCTTCCCCTGTTGGACAAAACCAAGTTTCTCGTCCCCGAGGAGCTGACCATGACGCAGTTCATCACCATCATCAG AAGCAGGATGGCTCTGACTGCTACACAAGCTTTCTACCTGCTGGTGAACAACAAAAGCCTAGCCAGTATGTCTTTGACCATGGCAGAGGTGTACAGGGACTACAAAGATGAAGATGGCTTTGTGTACATGACATATGCTTCCCAGGAGATGTTTGGATGCTGCTCACTCACCCTAGGGAAAACTATGGAATGCCATCATAAAACCTAG